A stretch of Desulfurivibrio alkaliphilus AHT 2 DNA encodes these proteins:
- a CDS encoding selenium metabolism-associated LysR family transcriptional regulator has protein sequence MDLHRLEVFCRVVELKSFTKAAEATFLSQPTVSEHLRMLEETLAVRLVDRLGREVLPTAAGKILYDYARRLLRLRREAVEAIAQHSGRCAGRLELGASTIPGTYLLPALIGQFKQNYPEVLTTIHIASSREVAGQVMRGDCELGVVGARWNEAALSWEPLFADELTLVVRSDHPWAERGEISPAELFEVPIVDRERESGTRKVAHEILNEHGLEANNLQIIAEMGSTEAVRQSVKAGIGAAILSRRAIQDDLNCGSLAEVAIAGITFSRPFYLVQRRKRQPSPVAARFLEFLVGNTL, from the coding sequence TCTTTCCCAGCCCACGGTGAGTGAGCACCTTCGCATGCTGGAGGAAACCCTGGCGGTCCGGCTGGTGGATCGTCTGGGGCGGGAGGTGTTGCCGACGGCGGCCGGTAAAATTTTGTATGACTACGCCCGTCGACTGTTGCGCCTGCGCCGGGAGGCGGTGGAGGCCATCGCCCAGCACAGTGGCCGTTGTGCCGGCCGGCTGGAACTGGGCGCCAGCACCATCCCCGGCACCTACCTGCTGCCGGCCCTGATCGGTCAATTCAAACAGAATTACCCCGAGGTGCTGACCACCATCCATATCGCCAGCTCGCGGGAAGTGGCCGGGCAGGTGATGCGGGGCGATTGCGAACTGGGAGTGGTGGGGGCCCGCTGGAACGAAGCGGCGTTGAGCTGGGAGCCGCTCTTTGCCGACGAGCTGACCCTGGTGGTACGCAGTGATCATCCCTGGGCGGAGCGGGGCGAGATCAGCCCGGCGGAGTTGTTTGAGGTTCCGATCGTCGACCGGGAGCGGGAATCCGGTACCCGTAAGGTCGCCCATGAAATTTTAAACGAGCACGGTCTGGAGGCGAACAATTTGCAGATCATTGCCGAGATGGGCAGCACCGAGGCGGTGCGCCAGAGCGTCAAGGCCGGCATCGGGGCGGCGATTCTCTCCCGGCGGGCGATCCAGGATGACCTGAATTGCGGCTCGTTGGCCGAGGTGGCCATTGCCGGTATCACCTTTTCCCGCCCTTTCTACCTGGTCCAGCGCAGAAAACGGCAACCTTCGCCGGTGGCCGCCCGCTTCCTGGAGTTTCTCGTCGGCAACACCCTGTAA
- a CDS encoding nitrous oxide reductase accessory protein NosL produces the protein MVQVKETENLSGELQAGFSRRQAIKAMGIAALAGAALLRPASARAMDTDGTPMQFMPKTKPDVNPLENELAKYAKCPYCGMDRKQWHHSRHLIHYDDDLVDATCSLRCAAISLSLNIDRGPRAIYAADFGSQAEVKPLVEVDKATYLIGSDLPGTMSRNSKMAFASKEAAQAARVEHGGKLGDFDQALLQAYQDQAEDTVMIRQRRAQRRKMMEQNGHGHGHGHN, from the coding sequence ATGGTGCAGGTCAAGGAAACTGAGAACCTCAGCGGCGAGTTGCAGGCCGGGTTTAGTCGGCGTCAGGCCATTAAAGCCATGGGCATAGCTGCTTTGGCCGGGGCGGCGCTGCTGCGCCCGGCATCGGCTCGTGCCATGGACACCGACGGCACCCCCATGCAGTTCATGCCCAAAACCAAGCCCGATGTCAATCCCCTGGAAAATGAGCTGGCCAAGTACGCCAAGTGCCCCTACTGCGGCATGGACCGTAAGCAGTGGCACCACAGCCGCCATCTGATCCATTATGATGATGACCTGGTGGATGCCACCTGTTCCTTGCGTTGTGCCGCCATCAGCCTGTCGTTGAACATTGATCGCGGTCCCAGGGCGATCTATGCCGCCGATTTTGGTTCCCAGGCAGAGGTCAAGCCCCTGGTGGAGGTGGATAAAGCCACCTATCTGATCGGTTCCGACTTGCCGGGCACCATGAGCCGCAACAGCAAAATGGCTTTCGCCTCGAAAGAAGCAGCCCAGGCGGCTCGCGTGGAACACGGCGGCAAACTGGGCGATTTCGACCAGGCTCTGCTTCAGGCCTACCAGGACCAGGCCGAGGATACGGTGATGATCCGGCAGAGGAGGGCCCAGCGCCGTAAAATGATGGAGCAAAATGGCCACGGCCACGGCCATGGTCATAATTGA
- a CDS encoding class I SAM-dependent methyltransferase, whose amino-acid sequence MITPLPPPAPPSAACRVCRAREANLLLSTQGRTYWRCPVCRATLLDADQLPPVTEERLHYRQHRNDPADPRYRRFLAKLTEPLRQRLAPGSRGLDYGCGPGPALAAMMREAGCLVTLYDPFFYPDPAALQQTYDFITCTEVIEHFHQPAEEFARLDAMLRPGGWLALMTCFQTDDERFAAWHYRRDPTHVVFYKAETLHFIASQRGWRCEIPVKDVALMHKTPVACAFP is encoded by the coding sequence ATGATTACGCCTTTGCCGCCACCTGCCCCGCCATCGGCAGCCTGCCGGGTTTGCCGGGCCCGGGAGGCCAACCTTTTGTTGTCCACCCAGGGACGCACTTACTGGCGTTGCCCGGTCTGCCGGGCAACGCTTCTCGATGCCGACCAGTTGCCGCCGGTTACAGAAGAGCGCCTGCACTACCGGCAGCACCGCAACGATCCCGCCGATCCCCGCTATCGCCGTTTTCTGGCCAAATTGACCGAACCGCTGCGCCAACGGCTGGCTCCCGGTAGCCGGGGCCTTGACTACGGCTGCGGTCCCGGTCCGGCCCTGGCCGCCATGATGCGCGAGGCAGGGTGCCTGGTTACGCTTTACGATCCCTTTTTCTATCCCGACCCGGCTGCTTTGCAGCAGACTTACGACTTCATCACCTGCACCGAGGTGATCGAGCATTTCCATCAACCGGCCGAAGAGTTTGCCCGCCTGGACGCCATGTTGCGCCCCGGCGGCTGGCTGGCGCTGATGACCTGTTTTCAGACCGACGATGAGCGTTTTGCCGCCTGGCATTATCGCCGGGATCCTACCCACGTGGTGTTTTATAAGGCTGAAACTTTGCATTTTATTGCCTCTCAACGGGGCTGGCGTTGCGAGATTCCGGTAAAAGATGTGGCGCTGATGCATAAAACGCCCGTGGCATGCGCCTTTCCTTGA